The genomic interval ACTGGGGGACGTCATGGACCGCGCCCTGGACGCGGTCCTGGCGCCAGGCGCGGCGCTGGTGTTCGTGGAGCCCGGAGACCGCAACGAGGAGTACTACCTGAACCCGCGGTACCTGGAGTTCCTGACGCGCGAGGTGATGCCGCGGGTGGAGGGGGAACTGGTCACGGCGTCGGTGCGGGGCCTGTGGGGCGCGAGCCTGGGCGGGCTGAGCAGTCTGTTCCTGGGGGCGCGGCATCCGGAACTGTTCTCGCGCGTGGCGAGCCACAGTGGGGCGTTCATCGCGCGGCCCGGCGCAGCCGACGCGAGCGGCGTGATCAACACCACGACTGCCGGAGAGTGGCTGCTGGAGGAACTGCGCGCCGCGCCCCCCGCGCACCTCACGGTCAGCCTGGACACAGGCACGCTGGAGTGGCTGACCGGCCCGAACCGGCGCATGGCGGGTCTGTTCGCTGACCTGGGGCTCCGTCACCAGTACCGGGAGTACCCCAGCGGGCACAACTGGGTCACGTGGCGTGAGGCGCTGCCCGAAGCCTTCCTGTACCTGCAGGGCGCGCCGTGATTCCGGTCCGCGCCCGCTGAACTCACCAACGGACGGGCGCGGCGCGGCATAGTCCGGGCACACTCATGCAGCGCACCTCTCTTCTACTTGTTCTGGCCGCCGTGGGCGCGGCTGGCCTGGGGCGCGCGGAGGCCCTGACCATGACCTATCCCCATTCCTCAACGGTGATTCACGAGCGCGCTGCGGACTGGGCGGGCGGCGAGGGCCGCGGCATCACGGCTGGCCCGGCCGGGCTGACCCTGGCACCCGGCGTAGGCAGCGGCACGTTCACGTCCGCGCCCGTGCGCGTGGCGGCGTTCGATGAACTGGTCCCGTCCTGGAATGCCGTGACGCCCGCCCGGGGCAGCGTGAGCGTGGAGGTGCGGGTGCAGGCGGGCGGCACCTGGACCCGCTGGTACAGCTTCGGCTCGTGGAGTGCCGCCGGGGACCGCGCGTCCCTGGACGGGCAGAGAGACGCGGCCGGGCAGGTCCTGACCGATACGCTGCGCCTGAACGCCAAAGCCAGCACGTACCAGTACCGCGTGACCCTGCGGGGGGCAGGGACGGCCCTGAAGCTCGTTGCGCTCAACACGTCCGACCGGGCGCGGCGCAGCGAGGGGCTGGGCGCGCCTGGGAACCGCGCAGCGTGGGGGCGGGAAGTGAAGGTGCCGACGCGCTCGCAGATGCTGTACCCGAATGGCGGGGAGGTGTGGTGCAGCCCCACGAGCGTGTCGATGATCCTCGCGCACTACGGCGTGAACGTGAGCGTCCCGGACGCCGCGCAGGGCACCTTTGACCGGGTGTACGACGGTACGGGCAACTGGCCGTTCAACGCAGCGTACGCGGGCACGTGGGGCCTGCGCGCCGTGATTCTGCGCCTGCCCAGCCTGGCGGAGGCAGAGAAGTTCACGGCGGCCGGCACGCCCCTGGCCGTCAGTCTGGGCTGGAAGGCCGGCGAACTGCCCGGCGCCGCGATTGCCAGCAGCACCGGGCACCTGATGGTCCTGACTGGCTTTGACGCGAAAGGCAACCCTGTGCTGAACGACCCGGCCGCGCCGACCGATGCAGGCGTGCGGCGCACCTATCCCCGCGCCGTGTTTGAGCGGCTGTGGCTCGCGCATTCCGGCGGGCTGACCTACCTGATCACCCCGCAGGTAGACTGACCGGCGGCCCTCATTGATTAATCACCTGCGGTTTTTATAGACAGGGCGGGCAGATTCGCCCGGCCAGCATATTTACGTCACCCCCTTTTGGGGGTGGGGCAAGTGTGGGCTTCTTAACAAGATGAGCAGGTTATCGTGATTTTATGAACAGACGGCAGGGAGCAGAGCAGGCCCGGCAGGAGGGGATGGCACTGGTCGTCACCCTGCTGTTCACGGGCATTGTGCTGATGATTGTGGCCAGCACCAGCGCTACACTCGTCACCGGGTCCCGCAGCGGCGGCGTGGACGAACGCCGCAGCTATCAGGCGCTGCTGGCTGCGGAAAGCGGCCTGAACACGCTGACGGTCCGCCTCAACCAGCGCCTGACGACCATGCCGTACACCGGCAACACCCAGGCGGACCTTCAGGCGTGGCTGAGTGGCGTGAACTCCAGCTCGGAAGCCACGGCCATTCCAGCGTCCCTGACCTTCACGTCACTGAGTGCCAACCACTTCACTGTCGAGGCGCGCGGCGGGATGAACGGGGCGACGAAAGTGGCGCTTCAGGACTTCCA from Deinococcus taeanensis carries:
- a CDS encoding alpha/beta hydrolase gives rise to the protein MAVSVSGQVVTFTPPAGAAGLIGDMTDWRKRDPIPVSGGQPVQLHLPRGAWVEYAWVDAAGEAFADPDNPQKSLNPWWPYPRAAVVGAYARHPLWLAPEAARRGAAHRLTWEGQVFPGTRRVIVYTPHGYAGTALPVYYVQDGVAFYRTGKLGDVMDRALDAVLAPGAALVFVEPGDRNEEYYLNPRYLEFLTREVMPRVEGELVTASVRGLWGASLGGLSSLFLGARHPELFSRVASHSGAFIARPGAADASGVINTTTAGEWLLEELRAAPPAHLTVSLDTGTLEWLTGPNRRMAGLFADLGLRHQYREYPSGHNWVTWREALPEAFLYLQGAP
- a CDS encoding peptidase C39 family protein is translated as MQRTSLLLVLAAVGAAGLGRAEALTMTYPHSSTVIHERAADWAGGEGRGITAGPAGLTLAPGVGSGTFTSAPVRVAAFDELVPSWNAVTPARGSVSVEVRVQAGGTWTRWYSFGSWSAAGDRASLDGQRDAAGQVLTDTLRLNAKASTYQYRVTLRGAGTALKLVALNTSDRARRSEGLGAPGNRAAWGREVKVPTRSQMLYPNGGEVWCSPTSVSMILAHYGVNVSVPDAAQGTFDRVYDGTGNWPFNAAYAGTWGLRAVILRLPSLAEAEKFTAAGTPLAVSLGWKAGELPGAAIASSTGHLMVLTGFDAKGNPVLNDPAAPTDAGVRRTYPRAVFERLWLAHSGGLTYLITPQVD